From Candidatus Cloacimonadota bacterium:
TAAACAGACCACGATGTCGATATCATCACTTTCCTTGCCCATTACCTGATCACGCACATAGCCGCCCACCAGAAAAGTTTTCCCGGCAAATTCTGTGTCAATAATTGCGGCTCTAATTTTAGAAATAATAGATTTTGAATTCATCAATAATAATCCCGATCATTTTCCAGAAGATTTCCCACGATTTGCGCTGCAACAGCAATGGCAGCAGTTTCTGCTCGCAGAATGTGATTTCCCAAAGTGAAAGTTGGGATTTTTTTTTCCTTGAATAATTCAATTTCTTTATCGGAAAATCCGCCTTCCGGGCCGATAATGAAACAGATAGATTTTCCCGAAAATTCAGTCAAAATGGATTTCAGCGTTTTATGTTTGCCAATCTCCAGAGCAACTATCGGCTGATAATCAGCAGGATCATCAAGTAGCTCTGTCAGATTTTGTACTTTATGAATTTTCGGAAGATAAGCATTATCGCACTGTTTCATGGCTGCAATTGCAATTTTTTCGAATTTCTCTACAGTATTTTTGGATGCTTGTCTTACAGTCCTGTCAGTGATAATCGGGTAGAATTCTTTGATGCCGAGTTCAGTGAGTTTTTCAATGATAAAAGCATCGTGTTTAT
This genomic window contains:
- a CDS encoding 16S rRNA (uracil(1498)-N(3))-methyltransferase; amino-acid sequence: MPSFYTPNLTENTKNLTITDEEFHHISHVFRRKVGDEILLTNGAGILAEARITEIQKKQLSTEIFRISKKKKSTPEIAAAFPLLKNKHDAFIIEKLTELGIKEFYPIITDRTVRQASKNTVEKFEKIAIAAMKQCDNAYLPKIHKVQNLTELLDDPADYQPIVALEIGKHKTLKSILTEFSGKSICFIIGPEGGFSDKEIELFKEKKIPTFTLGNHILRAETAAIAVAAQIVGNLLENDRDYY